A segment of the bacterium genome:
GAGCATCTCAATACCCTCGCCGAATACGCACAAGTACGCGGGATTAACTTAGTTTTAGAGCCAATGAGCCATTTCCGCACCCATATGGTCAACCGTCCCGATCAAGCCATGAGTCTCATCGAAATGACTAACCATCCGAACCTTTTGGTACTATTAGACACCTATCACCTGGTCACAGAGATAAGAAATTATGCCGAAGCCGTTCATACAGTTGGCGATAAGCTGTGGGGAATTCATGCCTGCGAAAACGACAGAGGCGCCCCCGGCGGTGGAATCGTCCCCTGGGAAAGCTTCTTCAAAGCCTTAAAAGAGACCAATTTCAAGGGCTACATGGGCGTCGAATCCTACAATTCAGGCTCCCTGGAAATGGCCCCCAAACGAGGCCTTTTCAACAACCCCTGCCCCGACGGCGACGCTTTCGTAAAACACAGCTTGGCCTTCTTCAGCCAGATGATGAAGGAGTAGCGTGTATTTAGGGAGAAGATGATAGGTGATAGATTCCGGAATCATTCTCATCTTCTTTCTCTTTCTCATACTCAAATCCGCTTCCCTGAACAGGGACAGGCTCGGTTCGGGGATCGGACTTTTACCTTTAGCCTCTCTATCAGGAA
Coding sequences within it:
- a CDS encoding sugar phosphate isomerase/epimerase family protein gives rise to the protein MRFGAHMYLWADTWSDKSLYLIDHVKTLGLDCFEIGFGDELEFTASHTRDKAKDAGVELIVSPGGIWPMEADISCEDADNQRKGLAWHKRAIDMTASVEASAYTGALYGHPGHVERRLPTTDEFKRTSEHLNTLAEYAQVRGINLVLEPMSHFRTHMVNRPDQAMSLIEMTNHPNLLVLLDTYHLVTEIRNYAEAVHTVGDKLWGIHACENDRGAPGGGIVPWESFFKALKETNFKGYMGVESYNSGSLEMAPKRGLFNNPCPDGDAFVKHSLAFFSQMMKE